Below is a window of Ananas comosus cultivar F153 linkage group 9, ASM154086v1, whole genome shotgun sequence DNA.
tgttttaaaaaatcttTGCACTATAATGaacataagttgcactacttaagatgtaaactgcagctttaagatgaaaattacactctttaaacgaaaattgtactctttgggagatatttacactatttcttttcttattgcactctttcagatataaactgcatcaattaaaatgaaagttatactttttaaacgaaGGTTAATTCCACTCTTTGAgatatatttatactgttttttctcttcttctaccctttgagatgtaaactgtatccatttaagagatatttatattgtttctcctcttattgcactgtttctcctcttgttacactatttctacccttgttacactgtttctcctctaaAAGTACACCCTTTAAGACTCTATGCATTAATTTTTCGTGACTTGAAGAAGTGTCGAGCACAATTTTATGGATTTCCTTTTACATTTTTTGTACATAAAACTTTTGGTATAATTTGCTTTATAAGAATCTTTTTTCAAGACAAATATACTATGCATTAATTTTTCGCCCCCCTCAAACTTAAATTCTGGTTTCGTCCCGGTTAAAACTTATGCAATGAAAAAACATATAACTGACCTTTCGAATAGTAGTATTCAAATAATACTTCTGTAAAATCTAGTCGGCGATGAGTGCCCTCAATCTTAGTAATTAGAAAGACAAAAGTTTGATAAGTTTGACAAATGAAGAGTCAGAATCAACTTCCACCTGGTACTTTTGAAAATGAGCCAGCatgtttaaattaataatattttaaattactctctttttatcaaaaattgcaATTTTGATTCATGTAATTGGAAGTCTCGACTCGTACACAAACCTCAGAGcagaattgagttagaatacttttaaaattatcgAGGTTTTGGTATATACGTTTCATTGCCGATGAGAGGAATTTGAATCAACAATCAAGATTATTAAAcataatctaaaaaatttatttgaactttttaagaACTAAACTTTGTAAATTTTTTCACTATATggctatagttttttttttttttgctaaaaaatatCACCACACAACTACAAATAGCTTTCACCTgcaacaaattaattaagcacaTCAACTCTGAAGAAATTatacagtgaaaaaaaaaaggataaaaaaaaaaaaaaaaaaaaaagaaaaaaaaaactgtgcaGGATTATTTAGTGGTGTTAACGGGCCGGGCCACTTGCGAGGGGGCCCAAGAAGCCCAACCTTTAAAGATgtaaacaaaggaaaaaaatccaGATCCAATATTCCGTGGAGGGATCGCAAATATCCGAATCCAAGTCAAAACCCGATTAGATAATAGTAAGAAttaacaaaaaaagtaaaaatatttaaaacttcaacTATCATCCGTTTTGATGTAACTAactaatctttaaaaaaattcaattttattacTTAACATTTTCATTCATTTCGATTCTGACTCAAGTGGCGAACCAAATATAATGAGGTAATGAATCATCCTGATTTCATTTTCAGCTTAttctcattccgatttcgatacTGATTCCGATTTCAAACTAAACACACTTAAATGTAGctaaaatacataattttttttttgtaaatactcattttttattttttcttctgacttttaaaaatgtgaagtatatgaatatttttatatttacattgttagagaacggtatttaaatatttttatatttaacaaaaatctatattttatccttttaaaattataagttgatACATTTAATCCCCTTCCGTCAAAATTTCTCACTATTCTATCCATTTCTTATAAGTTATACCAAAATTATTCTTGAAAATAACAtaactatattaaaattttattttttttattaatcattttgCCATCTCTATTAACACAGTAACCCTCTAGAAATAATTGTAAAACtttaaaaagacaaaatataaatttttaaaataaaaaattaatatttatagaaaaatatttgtatttttagCCCCAAAACAACAATTCAATGTGTTGATACGAACCCATAATTTTGTGTAGCATATGCATTGTGCATGCGTAACCGGAGCCAACTTGATTGAAGATATAATCTAGATCTGTCCTTGATTTGacatttggaaaaaaaaaaaaacaaaacaaatatgtattaaatataaattggaaATCGAAATTTTATGTACTTAGTGTTGgagaaaattcaataatttctcaattacttttattattcttttatttatttaatttatttattatttaatttattatgttttaaattattaatcgAAGATTTTTGCAGACGTTTTGTTTTGCGCGTCGTGCGCACCGGCTCTCTGCGCACTCCACTCGCACGTTCGCGCGTCCGACGCGCGGACGTTTCGAGAAGAACGTTGGAGGTCCAACGTTCTAATTATGTCATCACATATATGATGAAGTGCAACTGTAGCTCTCCCAGTTGGAAAAAAGGGGGGCAAGAGAGCTTTTGACTGACAGAATAGTTTTCTcaagaattaattttaatttttcctttatTAATCTCATCCACTCCATTTAATCGTTTTTATCgctgggtgttgaaagagtctccgtcaacctcccTCACGATCGTGCTCACagtaggaggaattccggttgtaccttggggcggtgtttccggttaatcccgcacgtaaggacgggaccaagcttaagtattttgaacCCGTGACTTTGGGCTCAACAAGTTATTAGGATTAGCACGCCACAAATAAGGGAGCCATAGACTCTCTGGGATGCAAGATCCCCTAGGTCGTAGGCAATGCTTAACTTAGCTAATTGGCTACTTATGTGTAAGTTCAAAAAGCGAGGTAAAGTTAAAGGTACTGAAACTAACTGCAATGTAAGAATAATCCAAGGTTTATCCACAGATTTTACTCTTCAAAATATGAggagttttcttttttgtgattCATAGCTTGTGCTTCATAAActggtcaatttttttttcttttttttttgttattattattattattttctttttttgtgtgtgtgtggaacTTATGAATGGGTCAATTTGGGGAGAACAAGATGGACTTGTGCATCTGAGAAAGAAACAGGGAGAGTTCTCTGCATATGGCAAGCAATGTCCAGTGTCCACAGCTGtggcatcatcatcatcatcatcatcatcatggcTAATTCCATGCATGTAGGCATCATCATCATGGCTAATTCCATGCATGTGGGCATCAACTTGCTCCACTGACTCACAAGTTGGATCTTCTTCTTAGGTTCCTCATACAGTGATCCAAATTTTATCATAATGATCGAGTGATGCTTCCGCAGAAGTGCTGTTGACAAAtactaaagattttttttttttacatcttttGGTTTCAAAGCCAAACGATTCGNTTTTTTTGTTTACATCTTTTGGTTTCAAAGCCAAACGATTCGTTTTTGCGGCACCAAATCTTCAGATTTTACTAACTAGCTAGCTTGAGTACAGTTTCTGTGGAAGTGCTGCTCGGGCTAGTTGCTAGTTATATCAGACGAGCTGACGAGTCAGATTTGATTTTCTTATATTATGTTATATTATAGTAGAGTAAAAGCAGAAACTCTAAACTAACTCATTTCAGTCTCCCGTAACTTTTAGACTTTtttgatttgttaaaattttgtcAATCACTTTTTGAAGATAAACAAAACTTTGATATTTTTGGACCCCTTTGATAAGATTTTTTTGGGTAGCACTGTCACAAGTGGGAGTAGGTAGGGTGCCACTGAAATGGACTTATAATGATGCCATGGTAATCTACTAGCAAGGAAATGAAAGAGAGATGCTATTGACTTGGTGTGATCACATCAATAAAAAACAGCATGAGAGAATTATTTTGTGCATAGAATAATGGGAAAAATAACTCAAAAAGGATAAGGGGATGTTCGGTTCCTCAGAAAATTCTCAaaacttatttttcaaaaaaaaaaattatcaaagatATTTCTTTTcgtagtttttatttttcaaataaaaattttagaaaatgaaaatgagactttttccaaaaaattactttttctaaGAATTAAATGAGcggaatatatttttttggctaGGAAACTATATtctaagatatttttttttagaaaactaaaaaCTACCTTGTGTTCCATTAAGGAGGAGTAAAGAGAATCAacgatatatatttaaaaaattattataaacaaATTCAAAAACTTTCTATCTAAtagtttgatattatttttaccATCTAATAATTcgaattataataatttactatcttatgattattattttgattactCATCGACATCTTTTAtccaaatgatataaaaattgAGATGTAACAATCACATCGCTCAATAACCtatcaaaataaaacaaaagattatgcaataaaaaaattctaaaatattttagtcTATCTATCTACAAAAAATGTTACATTTAAGTACCcacttttttatcttttacgATGCTTAAAAACGTCCCAATATATTCCAACGTCACTTTTAGAAGCATCGGTCAAAGCGTCGGCAAATGAAAAGTCACCACGCATATATTGACGTTTATCGCAAGCgtcggtaaaatatattatgatactTTATAGTgtcagaatttttaaaatcttgacGCTTTAAAacgtcgaaaaattaaaaataataataaaatttattattatttaataaattgtttGATATCATATGATGACGCTTTTTGAAGCGTcggtattttttatattataaaaacaCTTGGAGACACTTACCCTAAGCATAGTCTAAAAGGCGTccttatattaaattttttttttgtagtatgCATCCGTCACATGCTGGATTTTCACGTTAATTTAACGGTGTATGTAATATAACGATTGGCCAAACTAGAAATGATATATAGGACATTAAAATACTACAATGTATGTTAcgagaaataaaataaataaggatGTACTTATGGGTAGCAGCCCACTATTTGCGAGCCAGTTCTTGTTCGGCTCAATAATAActtaaatacatatattttatatttatataatttatataatttatatttatatatataaataattaattatatatataatataatttttattatttaatttttactccaatctaaatataatatcagatcaattataaaaaggctCACTATATGTAAAGTTCCAACAATTAGATGAAAAtacaatgaataaaattttataaatttattatatatatatatattattaattattttaatttgttgtttatAAGTCAGTTGGTGTTCAACTCGTTAATaagcgagccgaacacgaaATGAATTTTTCGGCTTCATACTTTAACAAACCAGATTGATCCCAGCTCGCTTGTGTTTGGCTCATTCATGTCCGATCGTTGACGCTAATCAGTAatttcaaaagctcgagctgttagaaatacacaaccaattcatttaaagtGTACAGATACTGCGCCCACaggtctcaattgtgactcggcccatccGAACTCACGCCATTTTGAACATAACTCGACCTATCTAGTCTCACGCCATTTCAAATGTAACTCGGCCCAACTCGGCCTTCCATCATAAGGCAGGACGCTGACCCACTTAGTCCAACAATTCACACCCCCTAGATGtactaaagtttgatatttaaaattatccaaaaaatatatatgaaatgaccaaattatcctcgcactctctctctctctctctctctctctctctctctctctctctctctatatatatatatatatatatatatatgaagccCCATTTCTCTCATCCAAAGTACACAAAACACAAATCTCCCTGCTTCTGCTTTTCCCTGAAGCACTTTTCCCGGCCCCCAAATCTAAATCCTCGGAAATGGCATGTGATAGTACAACAGCAGCAACAAGGACCACTCCACTCCTCATCCTCGTACTCCTTTTCTGCACCGATATCAAAGTATGCGCTGGCATAAGAGTCGGCAGGGGAGTCCAAGCCGGCGCCCAGTTCATCCGGGACTCGTGCCGCGCCACCGAATACCCGGCGCTGTGCCTCCGGACCCTCGCCGCCCACGCGGCGGCCGTCGGGACCAGCCCGCTGCTGCTGGCCCGCGCCTCGACGGCGCGCGGTCGGCATCGTCCGCCGTGTCGGCGATGGCCGCCGGCGGCGGCATGAGCCGGGGGGAGGCGGCCGCCGTGCGCGACTGCGTCGACATGCTGGGGGACGCTGCCGACGAGCTCAGAGAGTCCGCGGAGGAGATGGAGCGCATGAAAGAAGGCCGCGGCAGCGGCACGCAGGAGGCGGAAAGGTTCGAGATCAGTAACGTGCAGACATGGGTGAGCGCCGCGCTCACGAACGACGACACCTGCTTGGAGGGGTTCGGCGGCGATCTCCCAAGCAGTGTCAGTGAATTAGTCCGTAGTCAAGTTGTGAACGTCGCGCAGCTGACTAGTAACGCTTTATTTTTCATCAATAAGTTGGCTTCTTTCGAACCGTAATTTTGATAATGCAgtggttaaaaatattatttttatattactaacggtctagaaaaattaaaaatacttgtaattttttttctttcaatattttaaaattgcaaTTGTAGTTTGCCAGCATATTTTTTCCATAACAATTGCAACtgtaatttaataatattaaaaataaaaaaacttaaatattttatattttttataatataaaaataaaatttttaggcGTCACCGAATTAGGCCAAGTACAGTTAGTGGGGCCCTGAATTCGCGGATGCTCCGAATTTGTAGCACCTTGGTTTGAAGCAAAATACACTCCCTAGGGGGCTTTATAGttaattagtttatatatatatatatatatatatatatatattatatatatatatatatatatatatttgcattaaAGATGggaatttttacaaatttccAATGTATTTATATGTCCCAGTTTGTAAGGAGTGAATGTTGTTGGATGTTGTagtttattccaaaaaaaaaaaaagaaaaaagaaaaggaaagtgcTTTATCTAAAATGGTTAATACAAGATTATTTTGATAATATCGAGactaaaaatattacttttatattataaaatatttataatttttaaaaatatttttaatattttaaaattatgattatAAACGCTACAGGATAAGCATGTGGTGGCTGTTCATAATTGTAaccatatttttattatagtattaaaaaaagattaaaagtaCTCTTAGGTGAATAAAAAAAGTTTCCCAGTAATATCTCCTTTCCAAGATGAGTTGAACGCATGCTTTGTTAGGAATTGATTTGTGAATAATCCCacattaaataattaagaagaGATTAAAtaatgagtccggctactatgctatcggtagtacggagcgctccgtggtaccaagttgttttcaatgatacggcttccaaatcgacgatcggctccgttaaacttgatctgcactattgaaagtatttggaaactaaatttcagattttttcaacatcatttgactagtgatcaaaaggtctcaaaattgacaattttaatggccgatgttgtgtgtttgtgagtttaacggtgtaaaacaatccaaatgcgatgaaaattttatagaaaattcttttcactatttagagtaagatcagtatatctcatcttgaatttaaatcttttatcatcatttttcatgagatttttattttcagctgttcaatTTTAgattacttgtttgataggtaaatgatatcgaaaaattatgaaatttagtttctaaatgctttcaatagtgtagatcaagtctaatggagccgatcgtcgatttgaaagccgcatcatcgaaaacaatttggtagcacagagcgctccgtgctactgatagtataatagcctagttcttaaataattattattatatagtgaTGGATAATTTTACTCCAGTAGAGAGAAATTTAGCTTCTTTCTCgttttattgtttcttttttttcatcttgGCCCTCTATAGCATGTTATCCAGCTCGTAcgttttattaaaaatataaagtaactagATCTCGAGCTTAGAATCTCATATACCAAGTTTTTTACCATCTGTGATAGAAACAATCACTAAAAATATGGATTGTTAGATATATAAATTGATTAAATTCTCCCTGCGTGTGGTTGTTACAGATGTTGAATCAAGTAGGGTTAGTGAGTTTTAAGGGTGGCAGAACAATTATATGAGAAGTTAGGAAATCGATATGACAGGACATATAATCAGTTTTGAAAGTTCAAATGTGAAATCCTAGAACCTAGGATGCAAATGGATGCAGGATGGTAGAGATCTCATCCCCATCCGTGCCAAATAGGACGATAAGTGaaagtcaaaaataaaaaagataataataatttgtctCAAATCTTCATCTCGATCCACAAAAGAAATGGAGAGGAATGtaggagactcttttcttcttttgatttactccaatttgtaaaaattttgcTACTGTTCGGGCCTGCCTCGATCCGTCGAGAAAACGGCATTGGAGGCCGGAGACAATTCTCGCCCTTAGATCTGTGTCATTTGCATCATTTAATACGACCTTTAATATTTCATCCAAAGCCATAAATATTCTAGTaatcacatcaatttttttatttttactaaaaactatttaaatatttatcaatcCTAAAATAAGGGGTGTAAGATCTACACCCTTTCTTTGGgtgtacaaaaagtatttttcttaaCGAGCAATGAGTTTTTCATAGAGTAAATTGCACTATATCTACTGAACTTTCAATCAACTTTCAGTTTGGTTCTCGAACTTTAAAATTCTACCATGTGGCCTTTCAATAATTTTccaatttatttgctaaattttCAACAATATATCATTTTGGTCCTTAAATAAAGCATAAACCTAATTCATCTATATGCTCATACACTATAAAGAATTCCCAACTCAATGAGAAATGTGCAGATATGTTGCAAATAGGTAATAATTTGCCCTCCAGTATTAAATGTGCAGAGGaccaaattaaaacttttttaagaaTCTAAAGATTACACACCATGGAATAGAACAAGACCGAAAGTTTAGGGACTaatgatgcaattttttttttttttaagaatggTAGCAAGTTATCTGTTCActcattttttaagaaaaataaattcaactaaaaatataaagtaattagatttcgaacttaaaattttggatatttatcatcaaattctttaccACCTGCGGTGGGAAACCAAGTAATTTATGGGAAAGATAGAAGGAAGAAAGGGAGAAAACAGCAGATAGATTAAGAAAGAAGCTTCTTCCCCTCTTACTTTGTTTCTTCTTCACAACATGGAATCCCTTTTGTTACACTCTAGGGTAAGGCACTATTTCAcaaacccttctctctctctctctctctctctctctctctctctctctctctcttatactATTACTTGTTCCATGTGTTTGGGCCTCCTCCTATTCTCCTCTTCCATTTTGGGCTTCTGGGTTTTGCTCTCAAGCAGTTTTTATTATGCTTCTGCTCATCTACTCATTGTCATTTTGCAAAAGGTGGTAAATCTTGCTGTCACTGTCACTGTCGCAATGGTAAATGTCTCATCAGAACTTAACATGTACTCTGCGTCATTTGAAAGCGACTTaccaacatttcaaaattttgattttgctcgTCAACCTATTTTAAGTATTTTTCATTTGCATTTTGCATGGGACGTGGTGGAGCCCTTAGATTCGAATTTGAGGATACTCTGAAATAGCGTTGTCGCAAGCCAAGCTCCTGATtctcaaacaaaattttattatttgtaatgaTGAACTAGGTGCAGATAATAGTTGCTCCATTAAATGAGTCAAATCAAACAGATTGGAAGGTTAAGATATCAAAATCACGATATTCAAATGTTGGGTGGTCATTTCCAAATGACACAAAGTTTTGTATGTTAAtctgaaattttctttcttatgAATTAGCTGCATCCAATTTATTAGTTATTCTATTTGCATTGCATTTGTCCCATTATTTAGCCACATTCATGGATTCTATGTAGCTTGTGCTCTATCAAGCAAAGTATTTTGAGGAACTCACATTTCTTTTTCAGATgagtacttttctttttctcctttgcGCAAAGTATGAGATTAGCATTATACTTTTGAGTAAACTTAGATGTTATTTTTCCCAATCTTTTCTCTATTAGTCTATGAATTGTTGGAACATACATTATTGTGAAAGTTTTTGTTGGAATGTATTATTGGAACTTATTCTCAAAGCAATATAGAATGTTGAGATTCAGTTTGTTATTTGCTTTGTGCTGCAGCACACAACTATGCCGCGGCACGGTGAGCCCTGATTTACACAATAGTCATCTAATCATCATGTtttgtgaatatatataaactttctttcaatctttttttaaaaaaattgtctaTTTCGCCCGTTTCTCGTTTCCTAAATCCCCTTCTTAGTCATTACACTTACATGACTTTACTAGATAGGCTCAATTGGATGAACTGAAGAAAGAAAATCACGAAGAAACTGTGTTCATGCGTTACTGCGGTAAAAAGAGCCCTGGACTGATAACTATATCAATACTTGCTTTTGGGTTCGACAATCGAGCTGTCGGATGTAATGCACTTCAGAATAGGAGCAGAAGTGTCAATTTACTGAACTTGCCTATCGAGGCTCACTGGGAACTTCCCcaagtagaaaagaaaaagtcgTTCTTGTCGAAGATGAGCCTTAGGATCAGTCAGAGGAACACATTATCTGATATTTCGCAAGTTGTGCATGATCCAAAAGATGACGAGGCCGTGAAGTCCTTCAGAGAATTGCTTCTCCTGACCGGCCAATTGCCAGAGCAGCACGATGATTATCATACCCTCTTACGGTACAATACTATTTGCTAAGCATCATAAATCTCCTCGAGCGCTATTTTGCAGCTAGGAACTTCTATAGAAGTGCTACTTAAATAGAACCGtccttttttattaaaattccTGAATAACTACTTGTTATAATAGAAGCAGAAGCTGCAAATTAGAGCTTTTTTCTTGGAGTTCATTTACTGCAAATCATTTCTAGAAACTTCTACTTTTCGGAAAAGAAGTTATTCTAGAAGCCAAGCAAACAAGAACGAAAAATATATAGGCAACAAAGATATTTAGTGTCTAGATTCTTAACATTTTCCTTGAGTCTTCAAACAAGAAGCATTTggatttccttttctttttttttaataacttttgGATTGCATGTAGATTTCTGCGGATGAGAGCCTTTAATACAGTG
It encodes the following:
- the LOC109714782 gene encoding 21 kDa protein-like, which encodes MAAGGGMSRGEAAAVRDCVDMLGDAADELRESAEEMERMKEGRGSGTQEAERFEISNVQTWVSAALTNDDTCLEGFGGDLPSSVSELVRSQVVNVAQLTSNALFFINKLASFEP